In a single window of the Nodularia spumigena CCY9414 genome:
- a CDS encoding RNA-guided endonuclease InsQ/TnpB family protein, giving the protein MLQQRVSKKRLGSNNWKKAQKKVASLHEYVANCRKDWHRKLSHQICDSAGMVFVEDLNLVGLSRGMLGKHCLDAGFGKFFNILEQTCFKRDVYFQKVDARKTSQICPHCGVETGKKELSQRIHVCSNCGYTTDRDVAAAQVVAIRGLAAVGHTVKMLAEGKFIGIPVKQESSYL; this is encoded by the coding sequence TTGCTGCAACAGCGTGTTTCCAAAAAACGATTAGGCTCGAACAATTGGAAAAAAGCACAAAAGAAAGTGGCTTCATTGCATGAGTACGTTGCTAATTGTCGTAAAGACTGGCACAGAAAACTGTCTCACCAAATTTGTGACAGCGCCGGGATGGTGTTTGTTGAGGATTTAAATTTAGTTGGTTTGTCCCGTGGAATGCTGGGTAAGCATTGCTTGGATGCTGGATTCGGAAAATTCTTTAATATCCTCGAACAAACTTGTTTTAAACGTGATGTCTATTTTCAAAAAGTAGATGCACGGAAAACAAGCCAAATCTGTCCCCACTGCGGAGTTGAGACAGGAAAGAAAGAACTTTCTCAACGTATTCATGTTTGCTCAAATTGCGGCTATACAACTGATAGAGATGTTGCAGCTGCTCAAGTAGTCGCAATTCGCGGACTTGCAGCCGTAGGGCATACGGTCAAGATGCTTGCTGAGGGTAAATTCATTGGAATCCCTGTGAAGCAAGAATCCTCGTACCTTTAG
- the acpP gene encoding acyl carrier protein, with product MNEADIIFEKVKTIVKEQLMSEDEDKITPEANFANDLGADSLDTVELVMALEEEFDIEIPDEAAEKITTVQEAVDYIKDKVAASA from the coding sequence ATGAATGAAGCAGACATTATTTTTGAAAAGGTCAAGACAATTGTTAAGGAGCAACTCATGAGTGAAGACGAAGACAAAATTACACCAGAAGCTAATTTCGCCAATGATCTGGGGGCTGATTCCCTAGATACCGTTGAATTAGTTATGGCATTGGAAGAAGAATTTGATATCGAAATTCCCGATGAAGCCGCCGAAAAAATTACGACGGTTCAAGAAGCGGTGGATTACATCAAAGATAAAGTTGCTGCATCCGCCTAA
- the fabF gene encoding beta-ketoacyl-ACP synthase II — protein sequence MTDYKRKRVVVTGVGAITPIGNTPDEYWQGLLSGRNGIGNITHFDAASHDCRIAGEVKNFDALAYMDRKEAKRMDRFAQFGVSAAKQAVADAKLVINELNAEQVGVMIGSGIGGLKVLEDQQTIYLNRGPDRCSPFMIPMMIANMAAGLTAIHIGAKGPNSCAVTACAAGSNAIGDAFRLIQNGYAQAMICGGCEAAITPLGLAGFAAARALSTRNDDPAHACRPFDRDRDGFVMGEGGGILVLEELEHALSRGARIYAEMVGYGMTCDAYHMTAPVPGGSGAARAIQLALKDGGITPDMVSYINAHGTSTPANDSTETAAMKTALGEHAYKIAVSSTKSMTGHLLGGSGGIEAVATVLAIAHDQIPPTINLENPDPECDLDYVANTSRPQKVAIALSNSFGFGGHNVTLAFKKYA from the coding sequence ATGACAGACTATAAACGTAAACGCGTTGTTGTAACTGGTGTTGGCGCGATTACACCGATTGGTAATACACCAGATGAATATTGGCAAGGTTTGTTAAGCGGACGCAATGGCATTGGCAACATCACACATTTTGATGCGGCTAGCCATGATTGTCGCATTGCTGGGGAAGTCAAAAACTTCGATGCCCTCGCTTACATGGATCGCAAAGAAGCCAAGCGTATGGATCGGTTTGCCCAATTTGGGGTATCAGCAGCCAAACAAGCTGTTGCTGATGCCAAGTTAGTCATTAATGAACTCAATGCCGAACAGGTAGGAGTGATGATTGGTTCGGGTATTGGTGGATTGAAGGTGTTGGAAGACCAGCAAACAATCTACCTTAACCGTGGACCTGATCGCTGTAGTCCATTCATGATACCGATGATGATCGCCAATATGGCGGCGGGATTAACAGCAATTCACATCGGTGCTAAAGGGCCTAATTCCTGTGCTGTGACAGCCTGCGCCGCAGGTTCTAACGCCATTGGGGATGCCTTCCGTCTGATTCAAAATGGTTATGCTCAGGCGATGATTTGCGGGGGCTGTGAGGCAGCAATTACACCTCTGGGTTTAGCTGGTTTTGCCGCAGCACGAGCGCTTTCAACTCGCAATGATGACCCGGCTCACGCTTGCCGTCCTTTCGACCGCGATCGCGATGGATTTGTCATGGGTGAAGGTGGGGGAATTCTCGTACTAGAAGAATTAGAACACGCCCTCAGTCGTGGCGCTCGTATTTATGCGGAAATGGTCGGCTATGGTATGACCTGTGATGCTTACCATATGACCGCCCCAGTCCCTGGTGGATCAGGTGCGGCTAGAGCTATCCAATTGGCTCTCAAGGATGGAGGAATAACTCCAGACATGGTGAGCTACATTAATGCTCATGGCACTAGCACCCCAGCCAATGATTCCACGGAAACTGCGGCGATGAAAACAGCTTTGGGCGAACACGCCTATAAAATCGCTGTTAGTTCCACCAAATCGATGACAGGACATCTTTTGGGCGGTTCGGGTGGTATTGAAGCAGTCGCCACAGTGTTAGCGATCGCACATGACCAAATTCCCCCCACGATCAATCTAGAAAATCCTGATCCAGAGTGTGATTTAGATTACGTAGCTAATACTAGCCGCCCTCAAAAAGTGGCGATCGCCTTATCCAACTCCTTTGGCTTTGGTGGTCATAATGTCACACTAGCCTTTAAGAAGTACGCCTAA
- the tkt gene encoding transketolase: MAVATQSLEELCINSIRFLAVDAVEKAKSGHPGLPMGAAPMAFVLWDRFMRFNPKNPKWFNRDRFVLSAGHGSMLLYALLYLTGYDSVTIEDIKQFRQWGSKTPGHPENFETPGVEVTTGPLGQGIANGVGLAMAEAHLAAKYNKPDAKIVDHYTYVILGDGCNMEGISGEAASFAGHLGLGKLIALYDDNHISIDGSTDVAFTEDVSKRFEAYGWHVLHVADGNTDLDSIAKAIEAAKAVTDKPTMIKVTTTIGYGSPNKQNTAGIHGAALGADEIALTRKQLNWEHEPFVVPQNALDHTRKAVERGASYEAEWNKTFADYKAKYPQEAAEFERYLSAKLPDGWDKVLPSYTPEDKGLPTRKHSENCLNKLAAVLPELIGGSADLTHSNLTEIKGKGDFQKGAYQNPNIHFGVREHGMGAICNGMALHGSGLIPYGATFLIFTDYMRAAIRLSALSQVGTIWVMTHDSIGQGEDGPTHQPIETLASLRAIPNLTVFRPADGNECSGAYKVAITKAKENAPSLLAFTRQAVPNLAGTSVEKVAQGGYTVVDCQGTPDIILIGTGSELSLCVTAGEKLTAEGKKVRVVSMPSSDLFDAQDAAYKESVLPKAVTKRLSVEAAASFGWHKYVGSEGDTVSIDTFGASAPGGVCMEKFGFSVDNVLAKAKALLG, translated from the coding sequence ATGGCTGTTGCAACCCAATCCCTCGAAGAACTTTGTATTAATTCGATTCGCTTTTTGGCAGTTGATGCCGTAGAAAAAGCTAAATCAGGACACCCAGGACTGCCAATGGGCGCAGCTCCTATGGCTTTTGTCCTCTGGGATCGCTTTATGCGGTTTAATCCCAAAAATCCCAAGTGGTTCAACCGCGATCGCTTTGTCTTGTCTGCTGGTCATGGTTCCATGTTGTTGTACGCCCTGCTTTATTTGACAGGTTACGATAGCGTCACCATAGAAGATATCAAGCAATTCCGTCAATGGGGGTCTAAGACCCCAGGACACCCAGAAAACTTTGAAACCCCCGGTGTAGAAGTTACAACTGGCCCCTTGGGACAAGGTATTGCTAACGGAGTTGGTTTAGCAATGGCAGAAGCCCATCTAGCAGCCAAATACAACAAACCAGATGCCAAAATTGTTGACCATTACACTTATGTAATTCTAGGTGATGGTTGTAACATGGAAGGTATTTCTGGTGAAGCTGCTTCCTTCGCAGGTCACTTGGGATTAGGCAAACTAATTGCTCTGTACGACGACAACCACATCTCCATCGATGGTTCTACAGATGTAGCATTCACCGAAGATGTTTCTAAGCGTTTTGAAGCTTATGGCTGGCACGTCCTGCACGTTGCCGATGGTAACACCGATTTAGATTCCATTGCCAAAGCAATTGAAGCAGCCAAAGCTGTCACCGACAAGCCCACCATGATTAAGGTGACAACCACCATCGGTTATGGTTCACCCAACAAACAAAACACTGCTGGTATTCACGGTGCGGCTCTGGGTGCAGACGAAATTGCCTTAACTCGGAAACAACTCAACTGGGAACACGAGCCTTTCGTAGTTCCTCAAAATGCTCTCGACCACACACGCAAAGCAGTAGAACGTGGCGCAAGCTACGAAGCTGAGTGGAACAAGACATTTGCCGACTACAAAGCCAAATATCCCCAAGAAGCGGCGGAATTTGAACGTTACCTCAGTGCTAAACTGCCCGACGGTTGGGATAAAGTCTTACCTAGCTACACCCCCGAAGATAAAGGACTTCCCACCCGTAAACACTCAGAAAACTGTCTCAATAAATTAGCAGCAGTTTTACCAGAGTTAATCGGTGGATCTGCTGACTTGACTCACTCCAATTTAACTGAAATCAAGGGCAAGGGCGACTTCCAAAAAGGAGCATACCAAAACCCCAACATCCACTTTGGTGTCCGGGAACACGGTATGGGTGCTATCTGTAATGGTATGGCACTGCATGGTTCGGGATTAATTCCCTACGGTGCTACCTTCTTGATTTTTACAGATTATATGCGGGCTGCTATCCGTTTATCTGCTTTGTCTCAAGTTGGCACAATTTGGGTAATGACTCACGACTCCATCGGACAAGGCGAAGATGGCCCCACCCACCAACCAATAGAAACTCTGGCTTCCTTGCGTGCTATTCCTAACCTGACTGTATTTCGTCCCGCAGACGGTAACGAATGCTCTGGCGCGTACAAAGTGGCAATTACCAAGGCTAAGGAAAACGCTCCTTCTCTGTTAGCCTTCACACGTCAAGCTGTCCCCAACTTGGCAGGTACATCAGTTGAGAAGGTGGCTCAGGGTGGTTACACTGTGGTAGATTGCCAAGGTACTCCCGATATCATCTTGATTGGTACTGGTTCAGAGTTAAGCCTTTGTGTCACCGCAGGGGAGAAATTGACAGCCGAAGGTAAGAAGGTTCGGGTTGTCTCTATGCCTTCGAGTGATTTATTTGACGCGCAAGATGCGGCTTATAAGGAGTCTGTTCTACCTAAAGCTGTTACCAAGCGTTTGTCTGTAGAAGCTGCTGCTAGTTTCGGCTGGCACAAGTATGTTGGTAGTGAAGGTGATACTGTTAGTATCGATACTTTTGGTGCTTCGGCTCCTGGTGGTGTTTGTATGGAGAAGTTTGGCTTTAGTGTTGATAATGTTTTGGCTAAGGCTAAGGCTTTGTTGGGTTAA
- a CDS encoding DUF1822 family protein, which yields MINNHENTNNLRLLLPELIWLEPEHFYSARNVSQQVVGELKQWETYLNALASLGFAKWLKEHLPEQPINRSNQIIDTFTHIQVGEFKFCLIVTENLLDELINIPEDNIIKPEACAHLYVVIEILEEQAELIIRGILRYDQLVGYRDKMNLKPRNSCYQLPLAEFDPEPNHILFYCRFLDANAIPLPVLTTVNNEDNSMQSLPQTKTKLSQWLRGIFLDEWQSIAALINLDTNLALNTRNNADSIKRGKIINLGMQLGNYPVVMLVNIKEEAEEKLRVLIQLHPRGETKFLQPNLKLTLLSKAGKSLCEVISRSQDSYIQINPFQGEKGKQFSIEVSLDNITIKEDFEL from the coding sequence ATGATTAATAATCATGAGAATACCAATAATTTGAGATTATTATTACCAGAATTAATTTGGTTAGAACCAGAACATTTTTATTCAGCAAGAAACGTCAGTCAGCAGGTAGTTGGTGAATTAAAACAGTGGGAAACATATTTAAATGCACTAGCATCACTAGGATTTGCTAAATGGCTCAAAGAACACCTACCTGAGCAACCCATCAATCGGAGCAATCAGATTATTGATACTTTTACTCATATCCAAGTAGGTGAATTTAAATTTTGTTTAATCGTTACTGAAAATCTACTAGATGAATTAATAAACATACCTGAAGATAATATTATTAAGCCGGAAGCGTGCGCTCATTTATATGTCGTCATTGAAATATTAGAAGAGCAAGCAGAACTGATTATTCGAGGTATTTTACGTTACGACCAACTCGTTGGTTATCGAGATAAGATGAATTTAAAACCAAGGAATAGTTGTTATCAACTACCACTAGCAGAATTTGATCCAGAGCCAAATCATATTTTATTTTACTGCCGTTTTTTAGATGCTAATGCGATTCCCTTACCTGTGTTAACGACTGTCAACAACGAAGATAATTCAATGCAATCTTTGCCTCAAACTAAAACTAAATTGAGCCAATGGTTGCGGGGGATTTTCCTCGATGAATGGCAGTCAATTGCTGCACTGATTAATCTTGATACTAATTTAGCTTTGAATACCAGAAATAATGCTGATAGTATCAAACGAGGTAAAATTATTAACTTAGGAATGCAACTTGGTAACTATCCTGTTGTCATGTTGGTAAATATTAAAGAAGAGGCTGAAGAAAAATTGCGTGTATTAATCCAGTTGCATCCAAGGGGAGAAACAAAATTTTTACAGCCTAATCTCAAGCTAACTTTACTATCAAAAGCGGGAAAATCACTGTGTGAAGTTATATCTAGAAGTCAAGATAGTTACATTCAAATTAATCCTTTTCAAGGAGAAAAAGGTAAACAGTTTAGTATTGAGGTCAGCTTAGACAATATCACAATTAAAGAAGATTTTGAATTATAG
- a CDS encoding peptidoglycan-binding domain-containing protein, whose translation MQLAERIGTQETISLEKLQNDSKLARELQQKLIDLGLLDPLADGKFGRFSTQALKDFQLLMKIEEEGLGKATIQALIEVKEVIPLQLSDNLASRIIKYMQSKNKNYFVARGKQRYNIIYIEGANADGVPNADKLNEWNDRRIVIEIAMGTPQIVGNWLATTEPGHYYTVNPMNPKGAARIAFGQYPAWQVGTHGNSEPHEALVQTGVVKLHRDRNKDGFRTGDPEDIGSHFGINQHWGYDNKLVDKASAGCLVGQTRQGHREFMQIIKQDRRYQLNNKYTFMSTIIAGDDLAKTVPA comes from the coding sequence ATGCAACTAGCGGAAAGAATAGGTACACAAGAAACTATTAGTTTAGAAAAATTACAAAATGACTCTAAACTAGCAAGAGAATTACAACAAAAATTAATTGACTTGGGTTTACTAGATCCACTTGCTGATGGAAAATTTGGACGTTTTTCTACTCAGGCACTGAAAGATTTCCAATTACTCATGAAAATAGAAGAGGAGGGTCTAGGTAAAGCAACTATCCAAGCTTTAATTGAAGTTAAAGAAGTTATCCCTTTGCAGTTGAGTGATAATTTGGCTAGCCGAATCATTAAGTATATGCAAAGTAAAAATAAAAATTACTTTGTTGCCAGAGGAAAACAGAGATACAACATCATTTATATTGAAGGAGCTAATGCTGATGGTGTACCAAATGCTGATAAATTAAATGAATGGAACGATCGCCGGATTGTGATTGAAATCGCGATGGGAACTCCGCAAATTGTGGGTAACTGGCTAGCTACCACAGAACCTGGACATTATTACACAGTCAATCCCATGAATCCGAAAGGTGCAGCGAGAATTGCATTTGGGCAGTATCCAGCTTGGCAAGTAGGGACACATGGCAACTCTGAGCCTCATGAAGCACTGGTTCAAACTGGTGTAGTTAAACTACATCGCGATCGCAATAAAGATGGATTTCGGACTGGCGATCCTGAAGATATTGGTTCTCATTTCGGAATTAATCAACATTGGGGTTATGACAATAAATTGGTTGATAAAGCCAGTGCTGGTTGTTTGGTAGGACAAACTCGTCAGGGACATAGAGAATTTATGCAGATCATTAAACAAGACCGTCGCTACCAGTTGAATAATAAATATACTTTCATGTCAACCATTATTGCTGGTGATGATTTAGCCAAAACTGTCCCCGCTTGA
- a CDS encoding eIF2A-related protein has product MSKTVVINLGNGDLHNGFPSVTAQIRSDEHLPPEQFIGSLPADPNLVELYRNWRSIYQALCSRQSLRSQGWEEDDKLEIEAGAITNVSLLDFDELCQNLEDNINTWLKSTEFLTIERKLRSQLNPAEEIRVIIETNDDNLRRLPLHSWDFLKDYPKAELALSRPEYQRRESLQPTFTRIQVRILAILGNSQGIDLQTETTFLKSLDNIAEVVSLNNPSRQEFNRQLWDSRGWDILFFAGHSQTEGDTGRIYINENQINNSLTIEQLEEALIAAIEKGLKLAIFNSCDGLGLANALGRLHIPQVIVMREPVPNYVAQVFFQNFLQAFAIEHKPLYLAIQHARRQLQGLEDNFPGASWLPVICQNPSVQPPTWLQLGGISPCPYRGLFAFREEDAHLFFGREKFTANLVKAVKKKRFVAVVGASGSGKSSLVFAGLTPQLRQDPNVQWQIFDFRPGKNPFEALATALVSLRQCCPSVSLENILELPKDHTTTRLLELDLAIALEQNHQLLHTILEKFVQHEFGTRLLLIADQFEELYTLCPEPQRQPFLDLLLNAYSFTPAFTIVLTLRADFYSYALSYRRFSDALQGAVQNLGPMNRKELRRVIEEPAKKMHLGLEAGLTNQLIDEIDQQPGHLPLLEFALTQLWSKQQNRLLTHQAYQEIGGVEEALANHAEAVYAQLNEADRQRAQQIFIQLVRLGDETEATRRLTTREEVRLENWDLVTQLASSRLVVTNRNESTAEETVEIVHEALIRSWGRLEEWLLEDGDFLRWREQLRLAIRQWENNGHDQDALLRGKALTDAQEWQLQRSQELNTNEIRFIKQSLELRELEVKQQQRIRKLAISSLVAGLVFSLGLAGFAWLQRQKAQISETKAISSSAESLLNANLEFDGLIASIRAGRRIKGTEGIDANTRTQVTETLQQSINFVREKNRLAEHDGILESVSFSPDGQFIATASRDKTVKIWSLDGKKQPVMLREKTGEGFNSVAFSPDSTLIATGSWDKTAKIWSRDGKLLHTLDKHKEAVLEVAFSPNSQLLATASWDNTVKLWSRDGKLLHTLDKHKDKVNSVTFSPDGKLIATVGWDNTMKLWNLDGKELRTFTGHKDMIWSVSFSPDGKQIATAGGDRTVKIWNLEGKELRTLIGHQNGVNSVIFSPDGKLIATASGDKTVKLWNSKGKELETLYGHTDAVNSVAFSPDGTSIATAGSDRTAKIWRFNSPNSIIVRGHEDEVFDLVFSPNGKYIATASWDKTAKLWSIVGDKLQELRTFKGHKGRVNKLSFSPDGQLIATTSWDKTAKLWNLDGTLHKTLIGHKDTVWSINFSPDGQLIATASEDKTVKLWNRDGELLKTLPRQSSVVNSAVFSPDGKRIATAGWDKTVKIWSIDGKELKILDGHTSGINNLTFSRDGKLIASASWDNTVKIWHLDGQKTQTLEGHKNVVHNVAFSPDGKFIATASGDNTVKIWNLDGKKELRTLRGYKDAVWSVRFSPDGKTLATGSRHDIVVWHLYLDDLDQLLVRGCDWARDYLQNNPDVKPDEKSLCDGIRSIPQQ; this is encoded by the coding sequence ATGAGCAAAACAGTTGTCATCAATCTGGGAAATGGCGACTTGCACAATGGATTTCCCAGCGTTACCGCGCAAATTCGCTCAGATGAGCATCTGCCCCCAGAGCAATTTATTGGTAGCTTGCCCGCAGATCCAAACTTGGTAGAACTATATAGAAACTGGCGATCAATTTATCAGGCTCTGTGTAGTCGTCAATCACTGCGTTCTCAAGGCTGGGAGGAAGATGACAAACTGGAAATAGAAGCAGGAGCTATCACTAACGTTTCTCTGCTCGATTTTGATGAATTATGCCAAAATTTAGAAGATAACATTAATACTTGGCTGAAATCTACGGAGTTTCTGACAATTGAGCGAAAATTGCGATCGCAACTAAACCCAGCAGAAGAAATTCGAGTAATTATAGAAACCAACGATGACAATCTGCGACGCTTACCCTTGCATAGTTGGGATTTTTTGAAGGATTATCCCAAAGCAGAACTAGCTCTCTCCAGGCCAGAGTATCAACGGCGAGAATCTTTACAGCCAACATTCACAAGAATTCAAGTCAGAATCTTAGCGATTTTGGGGAATAGCCAAGGCATCGATTTGCAGACAGAAACAACTTTTCTCAAAAGCTTAGACAATATTGCAGAAGTTGTTTCTCTCAACAATCCCTCGCGTCAAGAATTCAACAGGCAGCTTTGGGACTCTAGAGGCTGGGATATTCTGTTTTTTGCAGGTCATAGTCAAACCGAAGGTGACACAGGCAGAATTTACATCAATGAAAATCAGATAAATAACAGTCTGACAATAGAACAGTTAGAAGAAGCTTTGATTGCAGCCATTGAAAAAGGTTTAAAGCTAGCAATTTTCAACTCCTGTGATGGACTGGGATTGGCCAATGCTTTGGGGAGATTACATATTCCCCAGGTGATTGTGATGCGGGAGCCAGTGCCAAATTATGTAGCACAGGTATTTTTTCAAAATTTTCTCCAGGCTTTTGCCATTGAACACAAGCCTTTATATCTAGCCATTCAGCACGCACGCAGGCAGTTACAAGGTTTAGAGGATAATTTTCCTGGTGCTTCTTGGTTACCCGTAATTTGTCAAAACCCATCTGTACAACCACCAACTTGGTTACAGTTGGGCGGGATTTCCCCTTGTCCCTATCGCGGTTTATTTGCCTTTCGAGAGGAGGATGCACACTTATTTTTTGGCAGAGAAAAATTCACGGCTAATTTAGTCAAAGCGGTGAAAAAAAAGCGGTTTGTGGCTGTAGTGGGAGCTAGTGGCAGTGGTAAGTCTAGTTTAGTATTTGCTGGGTTGACTCCCCAGTTGCGACAAGACCCAAATGTGCAATGGCAAATCTTTGATTTTCGTCCAGGGAAAAATCCCTTTGAAGCTTTGGCGACTGCATTAGTGAGTTTACGGCAGTGTTGTCCCTCTGTTTCCCTAGAAAATATACTAGAGTTGCCAAAAGATCATACCACTACTCGCTTACTAGAATTAGATTTAGCGATCGCCTTAGAGCAAAACCACCAATTACTACACACCATCCTAGAAAAGTTTGTCCAGCATGAATTTGGCACTCGTTTACTACTCATAGCAGATCAGTTTGAGGAACTTTACACCCTTTGTCCAGAACCACAACGTCAGCCTTTTTTAGATTTATTACTCAATGCTTATAGTTTCACTCCCGCCTTCACCATCGTTTTAACCCTGCGGGCTGACTTTTACAGCTATGCCCTTTCTTACCGCCGCTTTAGTGATGCCTTGCAAGGAGCAGTGCAGAACCTTGGCCCCATGAATAGAAAGGAATTGCGTCGGGTGATAGAAGAACCTGCCAAAAAAATGCACCTAGGACTAGAAGCAGGATTAACCAATCAATTAATCGACGAGATAGACCAACAGCCAGGACATTTGCCGTTACTTGAGTTTGCCCTTACCCAGTTATGGTCAAAACAGCAAAATAGGCTCTTAACTCATCAGGCTTATCAAGAAATTGGTGGTGTAGAAGAAGCCTTGGCTAACCATGCTGAGGCTGTCTATGCCCAGCTAAACGAAGCAGACAGGCAAAGGGCGCAACAAATATTTATCCAATTGGTACGTTTAGGAGATGAGACAGAAGCTACCCGACGGTTGACAACTCGTGAGGAAGTCAGGCTAGAAAACTGGGATTTAGTCACACAACTTGCTTCTTCACGTCTAGTAGTGACCAACCGTAATGAGTCCACGGCAGAAGAAACAGTAGAAATTGTCCATGAAGCGTTAATTAGAAGCTGGGGACGACTGGAAGAGTGGCTACTTGAGGATGGTGACTTTCTGCGCTGGCGAGAACAATTGCGTTTAGCAATTCGCCAATGGGAAAATAATGGACATGATCAAGATGCGCTATTACGAGGTAAGGCCTTGACAGATGCCCAAGAATGGCAATTGCAACGCTCACAAGAACTCAATACAAATGAAATCAGGTTCATTAAGCAGAGTTTGGAACTGAGAGAACTTGAGGTTAAACAGCAGCAGCGCATACGTAAACTAGCAATTTCATCCCTAGTTGCTGGTTTAGTCTTCAGCCTCGGTCTCGCTGGGTTTGCTTGGTTGCAAAGACAAAAGGCACAGATTAGCGAAACTAAAGCAATCAGCTCATCAGCCGAAAGCTTGCTTAATGCAAATCTAGAGTTCGATGGATTAATTGCCAGTATTAGAGCAGGTAGGCGCATCAAAGGCACTGAGGGAATTGATGCCAACACTCGCACTCAAGTTACCGAAACTCTACAACAGTCCATCAACTTCGTCAGAGAGAAAAATCGTTTAGCAGAGCATGATGGAATCCTAGAGAGTGTCAGTTTTAGCCCTGATGGTCAATTCATTGCCACCGCCAGCAGAGATAAAACCGTCAAAATTTGGAGTCTCGACGGCAAAAAACAGCCAGTCATGCTGCGAGAAAAGACAGGAGAGGGATTTAATAGCGTTGCCTTCAGCCCGGACAGTACACTCATAGCTACCGGCAGTTGGGATAAAACAGCAAAAATATGGAGTCGAGACGGTAAACTCCTCCACACTCTTGACAAACATAAAGAAGCAGTTTTGGAAGTCGCCTTTAGTCCTAATAGTCAGCTACTTGCTACTGCTAGTTGGGACAACACAGTTAAACTCTGGAGTCGGGACGGTAAACTCCTGCACACTCTTGACAAACATAAAGATAAGGTCAACAGCGTCACCTTTAGCCCAGACGGTAAGCTAATTGCTACTGTCGGTTGGGACAACACCATGAAACTCTGGAATCTTGATGGTAAGGAATTGCGAACCTTTACCGGACATAAAGATATGATTTGGAGTGTCAGCTTTAGCCCAGATGGTAAACAAATTGCTACCGCCGGTGGTGACAGAACTGTCAAAATTTGGAATTTGGAAGGAAAAGAACTGCGAACCCTCATAGGTCATCAAAATGGGGTGAACAGTGTGATATTCAGTCCCGACGGTAAACTGATTGCTACAGCTAGTGGTGACAAAACTGTCAAACTTTGGAACAGCAAAGGAAAAGAACTAGAAACCCTCTACGGACACACTGATGCAGTTAATAGCGTCGCCTTTAGTCCTGATGGCACATCCATCGCTACAGCTGGTAGTGACAGAACGGCTAAAATTTGGAGATTCAACAGTCCTAACAGCATTATTGTCCGGGGTCATGAAGATGAGGTTTTTGACCTAGTGTTTAGCCCAAATGGTAAGTACATTGCTACAGCTAGTTGGGATAAAACCGCCAAACTCTGGAGTATTGTAGGGGATAAACTTCAAGAACTGCGAACCTTCAAGGGACATAAAGGCAGGGTAAATAAGCTGAGTTTCAGCCCAGATGGTCAGTTAATTGCGACGACGAGTTGGGATAAAACCGCCAAACTCTGGAATCTAGACGGTACATTACATAAAACTCTTATAGGACACAAAGATACAGTCTGGAGTATAAATTTCAGTCCAGATGGTCAATTAATTGCTACGGCTAGTGAGGATAAAACTGTCAAACTCTGGAATCGAGACGGTGAATTGCTTAAAACTCTCCCACGTCAGAGTAGTGTAGTTAATAGCGCAGTGTTCAGCCCTGACGGTAAGCGAATTGCTACGGCTGGTTGGGACAAAACAGTGAAAATTTGGAGTATTGACGGCAAAGAACTAAAAATCTTAGATGGACATACAAGTGGTATTAACAACCTCACCTTCAGCCGGGATGGTAAGCTGATTGCTAGTGCCAGTTGGGATAATACTGTCAAAATTTGGCATCTTGACGGTCAAAAAACGCAAACTTTGGAAGGACATAAAAATGTTGTTCACAATGTTGCCTTCAGCCCAGATGGTAAATTTATTGCTACGGCCAGTGGTGATAATACTGTAAAAATCTGGAATCTTGATGGCAAAAAAGAATTGCGTACCCTGCGAGGCTATAAAGATGCAGTTTGGAGTGTGCGCTTTAGTCCTGATGGTAAGACTCTAGCCACAGGTAGCAGACATGATATCGTGGTTTGGCATTTATATTTAGATGATTTAGATCAATTACTAGTGCGTGGTTGTGATTGGGCGCGAGATTATTTGCAGAATAATCCTGATGTGAAACCTGATGAAAAAAGTTTATGCGACGGGATACGCTCCATTCCTCAACAATGA